Proteins found in one Herbiconiux sp. A18JL235 genomic segment:
- the trpA gene encoding tryptophan synthase subunit alpha, protein MSDTAAASASAPSSTPESSTPVSPVASTIARANSERAGAFVGYLPVGYPSLDESIDAAVALVENGVDVLELGLPYSDPVMDGPVIQAATVEALEKGVRLRDAFTAVERIRSRVDAPVLLMTYWNPVLQYGVDRFADDLVSAGGAGLITPDLTVDSGADWLASSDRTGLDRVFLAAPTSSDERLRLAVENSRGFVYTVSTMGITGARADLDAAARKLVDRLRAQGGDSLAVGIGISTADQISEILGYADGAIVGSALVKALADGGVPAVGRLAAELAEGTRR, encoded by the coding sequence ATGAGCGACACCGCAGCCGCCTCCGCCTCCGCGCCGTCGTCGACGCCCGAGTCGTCGACCCCCGTGTCGCCGGTGGCCTCGACCATCGCCCGGGCGAACTCCGAGCGCGCCGGTGCCTTCGTGGGCTACCTCCCCGTGGGCTACCCCTCGCTCGACGAGAGCATCGACGCCGCGGTCGCGCTGGTCGAGAACGGCGTCGACGTGCTCGAGCTCGGGCTGCCGTACTCCGACCCGGTGATGGACGGTCCGGTCATCCAGGCCGCCACCGTCGAGGCGCTTGAGAAGGGAGTGCGACTGCGCGACGCCTTCACGGCCGTCGAGCGCATCCGTTCTCGCGTCGACGCACCCGTGCTCCTCATGACCTACTGGAACCCGGTGCTGCAGTACGGCGTCGACCGCTTCGCCGACGACCTGGTCTCGGCCGGGGGAGCCGGTCTCATCACGCCCGACCTCACCGTCGACTCCGGTGCCGATTGGCTCGCCTCGAGCGACCGCACCGGCCTCGACCGGGTGTTCCTCGCCGCCCCCACCTCGAGCGACGAGCGCCTGCGCCTGGCCGTCGAGAACAGCCGGGGCTTCGTCTACACCGTCTCGACCATGGGCATCACGGGAGCGCGCGCCGACCTCGACGCCGCCGCCCGCAAGCTCGTCGACCGGCTCCGGGCCCAGGGCGGCGACAGCCTCGCCGTGGGGATCGGCATCTCGACAGCCGATCAGATCAGCGAGATCCTGGGTTACGCCGACGGAGCCATCGTCGGCTCCGCGCTCGTCAAGGCCCTCGCCGACGGGGGAGTCCCCGCCGTCGGCAGGCTCGCCGCCGAACTCGCCGAAGGCACCCGACGGTAG